The genomic DNA TTGGTGAAGCGTACACAACGCAATTTACAATACCAATTAAATGGGAATTTGATTACTTTAATTCGGATAATGAAATGCCAAAATTTACAATTGTAGAAGATGTTATGGATTGGATTGAGTCTCGAGACGAGTTGCTTTCTGAATTAAAAGAATACAACATTTCTGTAGAAAAATTTAGATGGAATTGGTCTGTAAAAGGAAGCAAATTAGTAATTAGAGGAAGAACAACGGGTTTGTGTGTTTTGAAGCCATTAATTAAACCGTACGGAGATTTAAAACACGTAGAACCAGATACAAGTAATAAACGTTTATATGCGTTAAAGTAATTTGAAATGGAAATTGTAGGTTGATAAACGTCATTACACAGCATTAAAAATGGTGTAATGACGTTTTAATTAGTAAGTTTGTGTATATGAAAATCTTTCTCAAAAATTTATCTTCAATAAGTCATTCGGAAGGAAGAGTAACGAAGAATCTAATTTTAATTTTTTCTTTTTTTCTGATAAACATTCTTCATGCTCAAGAAAGTAGTTTTGAAGAAGTAGCGGCTTTTAAAGAATTTAAAAACCATACAATTAAAGAAATAACACAAGATACATTTAATAATATTTGGTTAGCAACGAACAAAGGTTTATTAAAGTTTGATGGAGTTTCAATAAAGGAATACGATTTTAAAATAGGAGAATCTTCACAAAAAATAAATACAATTTTCTCTAAAAATGATTCCCTTTTTATTGGAAAAAACAAGAAATTACATTTAAAAACGCGCAAGCAACTTTTAACTTTTGAGGCAAAAGGAGTTCATAAAATTTTTAATCATAACAACAAGTATTTCATTGGTTCTAACCAAGGGATTTTGCATTTTAATAAAAATTTTTTACAACCTTTAAAGACAACTTATAATCTAGATTTCTCTATTATAAACGATATTATTTTCTACAAAGGAAAGTTTATTATTGCTTCAAATAGCGGCCTTTGGGCTTTATCAGATTTGTTTCAACCTAAAAAAATAGATTTAATTCATAAAGGGAATTATTCCTCTTTATTACAAATTGATAACAAACTATTTGTTGTAAAAAACAATTTAAAAATTCAAGAGCTAAATGATGAAAATGAACTTATAGAAAAGTATTCTAAAAGTGAAATTTCGAGTATTTCAACCATTAATAATAAAATATATGTTGTTTCTAAAAAAGACGGTATTGATGTTTTAAATCCGACTACTTTTATTTTTGAAAAAAGAATCAATAAATACAATAGCAACTTAAATTCTAATGCTATAAAAGCGGTATTTGAAGATAGAGAAAAGAATATTTTTATAGCAACAGAAAATCAGTTATATATAAAAAAGACTACTTCTATTTTAGGAAGCCCAAACTTAGAAATTTCAGATATAATTGTAAATTACATTTCTATAGATTCTATAAATGTGAATTCTTACAACCATGTTTTAAAGTTAAAACCAAGTCAAAATAACATTTCTTTTGTATTGCAAAGTGTTTCTATTAGCAATACCAAAAATATCGAATTTAGATATAAATTAAAAAAAGCCTTTTCTCCTTGGAACATGAGCAATCAAGTGAATTTTGCTAGTTTAGAACCTGGTAAATATCATTTTATTATTGAATCTCGATTTAAAAATAGTACAAAAATAAACTCTAAAACTTTTTCATTTTTCATAGAGACGCCCATTTACAAAAAGGTTTGGTTTCTAATTTTGTGTGGCGTTGTTTTTTGCTTGCTTTTAGCAGGAATTATTGAAGTTTATATTAGAAGTATCCACAAGAAAAATCAACAAAAAGTAGCGGCTTTAAAGTTAGAAAATCATTTGTTATCTTTAGAACAAAAGGCGTTACAGCTACAAATGAATCCACATTTTATTTTTAATGTTTTAAACGGAATAAAAGCATTGGGAAATTCAGAAGACAAACAAGAGTTAAATAAAACAATCTCTCAGTTTTCGATACTTTTAAGAAGTGTTTTAAACAATTCTAGATTGGAAGAAATTAGTTTAAAAGAAGAAATTGAAACCTTAGAAAACTACTTAAATCTAGAACAAAAAATGAGTTCAAAAAAGTTTAATTTTTCTATTGAAACCAATCTAAATAATATTGATGCCGAAGAAATTTTGATTCCACCAATGTTATTACAACCTTTTATAGAAAATGCAATAAAACATGGAATTTCTAAAACGACTTCCGAAGGAGTTATTAGAATTCATTTCACCGTAAAACATCGTTTTTTAGAATGTTCTATACTAGATAATGGTATTGGAATTTATCAATCTCAAAAAAGAAATATAAATAAAAACCATGCATCTGTTGCTTTAAAGGTAACCAAAGAAAGAATTGAGAATTTATCAAAATATAGTGCTTTTTCTGTGGAAGAAATTAAGAAAGAAAACACAATTTCCGGAACTAAAGTTTGGTTTAAAGTTCCTCTAAAAACTGATTATTAAAAAACCATGGAAAGAAGAAAATTTATAAAAAACACAATTTTAGGTGCTGCTGGTATTGGCCTAACTACAGGTTTATATAGTTGGCAAATAGAACCTTTTTGGTTAGAATTTGTTCATGTAAAAATGCCTATTAAAAACTTACCAAAGAATTTAATTGGTAAAACCGTAATGCATATTAGCGATATTCATGTAGGAAATCGTTTTAATTACCAATACATCATAGAATCTTTTGAAAAAGCAAAATTACTGAATCCAGATTTTGTTGTCTATACAGGTGATTTTGTTTCCTATGAAAACGAAGAACAATTTGAACAACTTAAAAAAGTAATGAAGTTTGCTGTTAAAGGAACTTTAGGAACTGCTGGTGTTTTAGGAAACCATGATTATGGAGGAGATTGGTTAGAACAAAATGTTGCAGATACAATTACAACTATCTTAGAAAATGCTGGTATTTCTATTTTAATTAACGAACAAAAAGAAATGAACGGCTTAAATATTATGGGCATTGATGATTATTGGGGTATGAATTTTAATCCGAAGAAAAGAATGTCTGCATATGATGATAGCAAAGCCAATATTGTTTTATGTCACAACCCTGATGTGTGCGATTTAGATGTTTGGAATAATTATAAAGGTTGGATTTTATCTGGACATACTCACGGAGGACAAGTAAAACCTCCTTTTTTGAAGCCACCAATTTTACCTGTTAAAAACAAAAGATACAGTGCAGGAGAAATTGATTTAAACGATGGCAGAACTTTATATATCAATAGAGCATTGGGTAATTTATATCAAGTACGGTTTAATGTAAGACCAGAAATTACTGTTTTTACAATATCTAAATCATAAATTCATGAAAAAAACAACCGCTATTTTAGTAGAAGATAATTCTTTAGCTTTAGAAATGTTGACGAATGACATTTCTAATAATCATAAAGAAATTGAGATTATTGGAACTGCACAATCGGTAGTAGAAGCTGCAAAATTATTACGGAAAAATAAACCAGATATTTTGTTTTTAGACATCATGTTAGGTGACGGAACTGGTTTTGACATTCTAGAAATATTCCCCAATTTAAACTCTAAAATAATCTTTGTAACCGCAAGTGATGCCTATGCAATTAAAGCTTTTAAGTTTGCTGCAATAGATTACATTTTAAAGCCCTATTCAGATGATGATTTAACGAGAGCTATAGATAAAGCAAGAAATCAATTACAACCAGAAAATGCACAGTTAAATGTATTAAAACAAGCAATTACAACACCAAATGTTAGGTTAGAGAAGATTTCATTGCATACTTCAGATAAAATAATTGTTGCTAATATTAGTGATATTATTCGTTGTAAATCAGACAATAATTATACTACTTTCTATTTTAAAAATAAAGAAAAGCTACTTGTTTCTAAAACATTAAAATTTTATGCAGACTTACTAAAGGAAGTTGGTTTTCTAAGAATACATCAAAGTCATTTAATAAATACAAAATACATTAAAGAATTTATAAAGTCTGATGGAGGTTATTTAATTTTAACAGACAATTCTAATGTACCTGTTTCTATTAGAAAACGAAATGAAGTTTTAGAAGTTCTGAGTTCTTTTTAAAATGAAAGCAACAAAAAAATCCTTCTCAAATGAGAAGGATTTAATTTTTGGGTGGAAGACGGGATTCGAACCCGCGACCCTCGGTACCACAAACCGATACTCTAACCAACTGAGCTACAACCACCATGTAATTTCGGGTGCAAATATACTTCTTTTTTATATTCTAAAACAACAAAAACTTAAATTAATTTACTTAAATTTTCTACAGCAACGTAACGCTCTGACGTAAAACCTTCTGCGTATTCAACCCCAATCAACCTTCCTAAGTCCTTTGCTCTATAATTTATACTATCTATAAAGTTTTTACTTGTAATAGGTGTTTCTGGTTCACTACTCTTAGGATCGTAAAACTGAGACGAATACGCTAAAACCGCAGCCGTTTTTTTATCAATAAAACCAGTTACATCCACTACAAAATCCGGTTCTATATTTTTCCATTGAATATAATGATAGACTTGTTTTGGTCTCCATTTTTCTTGCTGCTCCCCTGCTACTTGCGTTTCAATCTTTAACAACCCGCTTAAAAAACAAGCATCAGAAACTAATTTACTTCCTTTTCCATGATCAATGTGCCGATCATCAATTGCGTTACATAAAACAATTTCTGGTTTATATTTACGAATCATTTTTATAATTTCTAACTGATGTTCTTTGTCGTTGGTAAAAAATCCATCAGCAAAACCTAAATTTTCACGCACAGAAACACCCATTATTTTTGCCGCATTATTTGCTTCTATAATTCTTAATTCCCCAGAACCACGCGTTCCTAATTCTCCTCGCGTTAAATCTACGATTCCTACTTTTTTACCCAAAGAAACTTCTTTCGTAATTGTAGCGCCACAACCTAACTCTACATCATCTGGGTGTGCACCAAAAGCTAATATATCTAGTTTCATTTATTCATCTTTTAATCATTACAAATAAGGAATAATAAAGTAATCTCTCTTTAATTAAGAGATTGCTCTGTTACTCACAATGCTAATTATTTTATTTACACTTTTTTAACGCTTGTTCAATGTCTGCAATTAAATCTTTCGTTTCTTCAATTCCGACAGAAAATCGAATTAAGCCATCTTTTATTCCTTGGTTTACTCTTTCTTCCGCAGATAATAATGCGTGCGAAGTTTGTGTCGGACTCAACATTGTGCTTTCTACTCCTGCCAAACTCATCGAAGGTTTTATCAATTTTAAATTATTTTGAAACTCCATGGCGTCAATTCCTTCTTTAAGTTCAAAAGACAACATTCCACCAAAATTTTTCATTTGCTTTTTTGCTAACTTATAATCAGGATGCCCTTTTAAACCTGGATAATACACGTAAGAAACTTCCTGATTTACAGCCAAGTATTTCGCCATTTTTAAGGCATTTTTACTCTGACGTTTCACACGTAAATTCAATGTTTTTAAGCTTCTTTCTAGCATCCAAACGGTTATATCGCTCAAACTTCCACCTAGATTTTTGGCAGTATTCCAAATTTTTTCAACATGTTCATTAGAAGCAGCTACTGCTCCTGCTAAAATATCTGAATGTCCTCCCATATATTTTGTTGCAGAGTGCAGCATAATATCAATTCCGAAATCAGTTGGTGTTTGGTTTATTGGAGATGCAAACGTATTGTCTATCATTGTTACAATTCCTTTGGACTTTGCCAATTTAGAAACTGCTTTCATATCTGTAATTGTTAATAACGGATTCGAAGGGGTCTCTATATATATAACCTTGGTGTTTTTTTTAATCTCTTTCTGAAAAGAATCGATAGATAAATCATTTGTAAATGAATATTCAATTCCGAATTTATCAAACTCTTCAACCACTAAGTTATACGTTCCTCCATACAACGTTTGTTGTAAGACAATATGATCTCCTTTCTGTAAAAAAGCAAATAAAGTGGTGCTAACAGCTGCCATTCCAGAACCAAAGATTAATGCATTCTCTGTTTTTTCTAAAGCGGCAATTTTTTTTACTAACGCTTCTTGATTTGGTGTGTTTAAATACCTTGGATATCGTTTTACATCTACACCATCAAAAGCATAAGAAGTAGACATATATATAGGTGAAATTGCTCCTTTAAACTGCTCGTCTTTAACTTCACCAATATGGGTACATATTGTATTTATTCCTAGTTTTTTACTATCTTTCATTCAATTGAATTTACATCAGCTAATTTAGTAAAAGCAATTCTAAATTTCTATAAATTTTGAATATCTTCGCTATAATGATATCAATTGTAATTATTGGAAATGGCAATGTAGCAAAACATTTAGTAAATGCTTTCTTAAAAGTTGATACTATTACTGTTACACAAATAAATTCAAGAAAATTAGAAGACATTCCTAAAGCAGACATTACCATTCTTGCCGTTTCAGATGATGCCATTGCAGCAGTTTCAGCAAAAATTAGAAACTCTTTTGTTGTACATACTTCTGGTAGTTTTTCTATGGATGATTTAAAAAACACAACAAACAAAGGTGTTTTCTATATGTTGCAGACATTTTCTAAAGACAAAGAAGTCGATTTTTCTAAGGTTCCTTTTTGTTTGGAAGCTCAACATAAAGAAGACTATCTTTTACTTGAGAAACTTGCCAAATCAATAGGAAAAAATAGCTATGCTATTAATTCGGAACAAAGAAAGGCCATACATGTTGCTGCTGTTTTTGTAAATAATTTTACAAATCATCTTTATAAAATAGGGAATGATATTTGTATTGAAAATAAGCTTCCTTTTGAAATTTTACAACCTTTAATTGATGAAACAGCACAAAAAATAAAAACACTTTCTCCAAAGAAAGCACAAACAGGTCCTGCAGTAAGAAATGATAAAAAAACAATTAAAAATCATTTAGATTTGTTGAATAATGAACAACAGAAAATCTATACTATTTTAACAAAATCTATTAGAGATTCTATAGAATAACTTCAATAATTA from Polaribacter sp. ALD11 includes the following:
- a CDS encoding metallophosphoesterase, with amino-acid sequence MERRKFIKNTILGAAGIGLTTGLYSWQIEPFWLEFVHVKMPIKNLPKNLIGKTVMHISDIHVGNRFNYQYIIESFEKAKLLNPDFVVYTGDFVSYENEEQFEQLKKVMKFAVKGTLGTAGVLGNHDYGGDWLEQNVADTITTILENAGISILINEQKEMNGLNIMGIDDYWGMNFNPKKRMSAYDDSKANIVLCHNPDVCDLDVWNNYKGWILSGHTHGGQVKPPFLKPPILPVKNKRYSAGEIDLNDGRTLYINRALGNLYQVRFNVRPEITVFTISKS
- the bshB1 gene encoding bacillithiol biosynthesis deacetylase BshB1; its protein translation is MKLDILAFGAHPDDVELGCGATITKEVSLGKKVGIVDLTRGELGTRGSGELRIIEANNAAKIMGVSVRENLGFADGFFTNDKEHQLEIIKMIRKYKPEIVLCNAIDDRHIDHGKGSKLVSDACFLSGLLKIETQVAGEQQEKWRPKQVYHYIQWKNIEPDFVVDVTGFIDKKTAAVLAYSSQFYDPKSSEPETPITSKNFIDSINYRAKDLGRLIGVEYAEGFTSERYVAVENLSKLI
- a CDS encoding PLP-dependent aspartate aminotransferase family protein, with product MKDSKKLGINTICTHIGEVKDEQFKGAISPIYMSTSYAFDGVDVKRYPRYLNTPNQEALVKKIAALEKTENALIFGSGMAAVSTTLFAFLQKGDHIVLQQTLYGGTYNLVVEEFDKFGIEYSFTNDLSIDSFQKEIKKNTKVIYIETPSNPLLTITDMKAVSKLAKSKGIVTMIDNTFASPINQTPTDFGIDIMLHSATKYMGGHSDILAGAVAASNEHVEKIWNTAKNLGGSLSDITVWMLERSLKTLNLRVKRQSKNALKMAKYLAVNQEVSYVYYPGLKGHPDYKLAKKQMKNFGGMLSFELKEGIDAMEFQNNLKLIKPSMSLAGVESTMLSPTQTSHALLSAEERVNQGIKDGLIRFSVGIEETKDLIADIEQALKKCK
- a CDS encoding histidine kinase, which encodes MKIFLKNLSSISHSEGRVTKNLILIFSFFLINILHAQESSFEEVAAFKEFKNHTIKEITQDTFNNIWLATNKGLLKFDGVSIKEYDFKIGESSQKINTIFSKNDSLFIGKNKKLHLKTRKQLLTFEAKGVHKIFNHNNKYFIGSNQGILHFNKNFLQPLKTTYNLDFSIINDIIFYKGKFIIASNSGLWALSDLFQPKKIDLIHKGNYSSLLQIDNKLFVVKNNLKIQELNDENELIEKYSKSEISSISTINNKIYVVSKKDGIDVLNPTTFIFEKRINKYNSNLNSNAIKAVFEDREKNIFIATENQLYIKKTTSILGSPNLEISDIIVNYISIDSINVNSYNHVLKLKPSQNNISFVLQSVSISNTKNIEFRYKLKKAFSPWNMSNQVNFASLEPGKYHFIIESRFKNSTKINSKTFSFFIETPIYKKVWFLILCGVVFCLLLAGIIEVYIRSIHKKNQQKVAALKLENHLLSLEQKALQLQMNPHFIFNVLNGIKALGNSEDKQELNKTISQFSILLRSVLNNSRLEEISLKEEIETLENYLNLEQKMSSKKFNFSIETNLNNIDAEEILIPPMLLQPFIENAIKHGISKTTSEGVIRIHFTVKHRFLECSILDNGIGIYQSQKRNINKNHASVALKVTKERIENLSKYSAFSVEEIKKENTISGTKVWFKVPLKTDY
- a CDS encoding Rossmann-like and DUF2520 domain-containing protein, with amino-acid sequence MISIVIIGNGNVAKHLVNAFLKVDTITVTQINSRKLEDIPKADITILAVSDDAIAAVSAKIRNSFVVHTSGSFSMDDLKNTTNKGVFYMLQTFSKDKEVDFSKVPFCLEAQHKEDYLLLEKLAKSIGKNSYAINSEQRKAIHVAAVFVNNFTNHLYKIGNDICIENKLPFEILQPLIDETAQKIKTLSPKKAQTGPAVRNDKKTIKNHLDLLNNEQQKIYTILTKSIRDSIE
- a CDS encoding LytTR family DNA-binding domain-containing protein, with product MKKTTAILVEDNSLALEMLTNDISNNHKEIEIIGTAQSVVEAAKLLRKNKPDILFLDIMLGDGTGFDILEIFPNLNSKIIFVTASDAYAIKAFKFAAIDYILKPYSDDDLTRAIDKARNQLQPENAQLNVLKQAITTPNVRLEKISLHTSDKIIVANISDIIRCKSDNNYTTFYFKNKEKLLVSKTLKFYADLLKEVGFLRIHQSHLINTKYIKEFIKSDGGYLILTDNSNVPVSIRKRNEVLEVLSSF